One Fibrobacter sp. genomic window, GCTGGCGTTTACCTGGTAGCTCGTCTGTTCCCCTTCTTCGCTCTCAGCGGAAGCACCATGAACTTGATTATGGTGGTGGGCGCATTCACTATGGTATTTGCAGCTGTTATCGCCTGCACTCAGAAGGATATTAAGCGCATTCTCGCTTACTCTACCCTTTCTCAGTTGGGTTACATGATGTTCTCCCTGGGCGCTTGCCGTATGGGTGACGTTGTGGTCACCACCGGCTGGACCGCATCTACTTACCACATTTTCACTCACGCATTCTTCAAGTGCAGTTTGTTCCTTATCGCAGGTTCCCTGATTCATCAGGTTCATACCAACGATTTGGACGCCATGGGCGGTCTCCGCAAGAAGATGCCCTTGACCTATGTCTGCGCATTGATTTCCATTCTCGCCATTTCCGGTATCCCGCCGTTCTCCGGTTTCTTCTCCAAGGACGAAATCATTCTGACGGCATTCCAGGGACACCATTACGTGGTATTCGGCTTGGCTCTCCTGACCAGCGGTCTCACCACCTTCTACATGTTCCGTCTGTTCTTCCTTGCCTTCCACGGCGCACCCCGCTCCGAAAGCGTCAAGGCCGGACACGTTCACGAAGACTTCTTTATGACTCTCCCCATTGCAATTCTTGCCGTGCCTGCTTTGGCCAGCGGTTTTGCAGCAAAGGGTCTGTTTGAAGAATTCTTTGTTCCGGGCAAGTTGAATGTTCCGCAGTTGGTTCAGTTGGCAGAAGCCCACTGGATTCCCTACGTTGCCGTAGCAATCGCAGTTGTAGCATTGCTCATCGCCTGGGTTCTTTACGCAAGCCCCAAGGCTAAGGTGGAACGCGCCCTCGACGACATCAACCGCGGCAGCGTCTACAAGGTGATTTACCACAAGTTCTATTTCGATGAAATGTACTACGCCGTGGTTCGCCAGTTCGTTATCGGCGGCATTGCTCGCGCAGCTCGTTTCATCCAGGATTACATCATCGAAGGTATCCTTGCTTTCGTCGTGTGGTTCGTACATACATTGGGCAGTCTTGTTCGTCGCGCCCAGAGCGGCAACTTGACTTTCTACCTGGGAACCCTGGTGGTCGGCGTACTGCTGTGGCGTTTCTTCGG contains:
- the nuoL gene encoding NADH-quinone oxidoreductase subunit L, with the protein product MINDVSISYLIFLMPLLTFVVNGLFLGKRSAKGAAAFAIVCNGIAMVSALLLAVSYFTSGYAPQKAILFELPFLKFAETFAANIGLLVDPLSIMMLVVVTFIAFLVNIYSVGYMRGDRAEGRFFALLSLFSFSMLGLVAATNLFQMFIFWELVGVSSYLLIGFWYHKPSAVSASKQAFILTRFADSFFLLGIVIVSFVVQSFDFEKINALTLSAFQSQFIDLGFMVMTKAEALVLGGVLIFTGGWGKSAMFPMHIWLPNAMEGPTPVSSIIHSATMVVAGVYLVARLFPFFALSGSTMNLIMVVGAFTMVFAAVIACTQKDIKRILAYSTLSQLGYMMFSLGACRMGDVVVTTGWTASTYHIFTHAFFKCSLFLIAGSLIHQVHTNDLDAMGGLRKKMPLTYVCALISILAISGIPPFSGFFSKDEIILTAFQGHHYVVFGLALLTSGLTTFYMFRLFFLAFHGAPRSESVKAGHVHEDFFMTLPIAILAVPALASGFAAKGLFEEFFVPGKLNVPQLVQLAEAHWIPYVAVAIAVVALLIAWVLYASPKAKVERALDDINRGSVYKVIYHKFYFDEMYYAVVRQFVIGGIARAARFIQDYIIEGILAFVVWFVHTLGSLVRRAQSGNLTFYLGTLVVGVLLWRFFGQLPF